The following DNA comes from Vicinamibacterales bacterium.
CGGCGCCACCGAAGTGGCCACGCTGGACTACCTGAAGAAGGACGGCTTCAAGACCGTCATCAACCTCCGGGTCGCGACCGAGCCGGGCGCGAACATCGAGGAGAACCAGGCCAAGGCCAAGGCCCTCGGCCTCAACTACGTGCACATCCCGTTCAGCGGCGGGAGCCCCGACCCGAAGGTCATCGACACGTTCCTGGCGACCATCGCCGACAAGAACAACCAGCCCGTCTACGTCCACTGCGCGTCGGCGAACCGCGTGGGCAGCGTGTGGCTGGCCAAGCGCGTGCTGCAGGACGGCTACTCGATCGAGAAGGCGACGGCGGAAGCCAAGGCCATCGGGCTGTCGAACCCCGGCCTCGAGAAGTTCGCGCTGCAGTACATCGCCGACCACCAGAAGAAGTAAGGGCCGCCCCGGTCAGGCGGCCACGGTCCCCGTGGCGCGGCTTCCCCTCGTGCCCGTTCGACGACACGACATGCCGAGGAGGAGCCCACCATGCGGAAGATCCTGATCGCGGCCGCCGTCGCGCTGGCCAGCGCCGTGCCCGGGGAGGCGCGCGCCGACCTGCTCGTGACGCCGTACGCCGGCCTGAACTTCGGCGGCAGCACCGTGGACCATCGCGCTGCGCTCGGAGGGTCGCTCACCTGGCTGGGATCGGGCAGCCTGGGAGTCGAGCTGGACCTGGGCTTCATCCCCGACTTCTTCGAGCCGACGGATCTCGAGCTCGATCTCCTCGGCACCAACAACGTCACGACGCTCATGGGCAATCTCGTCGTGGGTCACGCCGGCGGCGGAGTCCGGCCGTACCTGACGGCCGGCGCCGGCCTGCTGCGGAGCCAGGTGGGCTCGTTCGGCGAGCTGTTCGACACCGTGCACAACGGCCTCGGCGTGAACGCCGGCGGCGGGGTGCGCGTGGGCGGCCGGCGGTTCTCGATGCGCGGCGACGTCCGCTACTTCCGCACCCTCAGCGACGTGAACCAGCCGATCCTCGAGGACGTGCTCGGCGACTTCGGCTTCTGGCGCGCGACGGCCGGCCTCTCGATCGGCTTCTGACGATCGCCCGGACGGGCTGCCGCGGTCCCTCCGTCCCCTCGCCCGCCGCCGTACATGACGAGGCCCCGCCGTTGCCGGCGAGGCCTCGTCGTTCGTACGGCCCGCTCGCCCGTGTCTACGGGACTTCGAGCGAGAAGAAGACCAGCCGGGGCACGATGGCGCCGCCTGGCATGACCATGAAGCTCACGATGCCCGGCGCCTCCCCGGGCCCGCGCCCGACGACCACCTCGGGCTTGCCGGGCCCGCCGGCGAGCACGCCCACCGAGGCGTCCACGCTGGTGAAGCCCGCCGCGCCCGATGGCGCGCCGAACACGAGCGCGCCCGACGTGAGCGACACGATGTTGATGAGGCCGCCCGATCCGCCGTCCGGCATGAGCAGCAGGTCGAGGCCGCCGTCGCCGTCGGCATCGCCGAGCGCGACACGCGACCCGTTGGGCGGCGCGATGACGGCGCCGGCCACCATGGAGCCCGTGCCGCCGCCGACCGACCACACGCGCAGCTCGCCCGGCCGGCCCGCCCCGGGCATCGTCGCGATCTGGAACGGCCCGACGATGGCGGATCCCGTGAACGGCTTCGCCGCCACGCGGACGCCGCCGCTGAAGGTGGACTCGTAGGCCTGGAACTGGCCCGCCATGACGGCGAGCGCCACGTCCACGTCGTAGATCCGCACGTCCGGCGCCCGGCCGCCTTCGGGAGCGACGATGACCTCGCCGCGCCCGTCGCCATCGACGTCGGCGCACGCCACGTTCACGCCGCCGGTGAAGGTGCTCTCGAAGGCGTCGAAGGTCACGATCGACGAGACCACGCCGCCGGCGAGCGACACCACGCGCACCTGTCCGCCGCCCGGCCCCTGCGCGGCCACGACGTCGTCGAAGCCGTCGGCGTTCACGTCGCAGCTCGCCACCTTCACGCCGCCCTGGAACGAACGGAGGAAGGCGTAGAAGGACTGCATGGGCGCGCCGGTTCCGCTGAAGACCCGCACCTGCGGCGACTCACCGGGCCCGGTGCCCGTGATGATCTCAGAGCCGGAGGCGCCGTCGATGTTGCCGACCGCCACCGAGCGGCCGCCGCCCGGGCCGACCGCGTCGATCACGAACTCGGCCGTGTCGTTCGTGGCGTTCGGGTCCGCCGGCGTGCCGTAGAACCGGATCGCCGAGGCCTTGGTGACGCCGCCGGTTTTCGGCACGAACGTCATGCTCAGCGTGGCCGTCGCGCCCGGCGCGATCGGGCCGGTGTCCCAGGTGCCGGTCGTGGCGCTCGACGCGGTCGCGCTGCCCTGCGTCAGCGTCGCCGCGGCCAGGCTGAGACCGGCGGGGTTGTCCAGGATCACGGCGTAGAGCCCGCTCGCGGGCAGCGACCCGGCGTTGGTCACCGAGAAGCTCGTCGTGACCGGCTGGTTGATGGGCGCCGGCACCGACGTGCCCGTGCCCATCGACGACACGGCGTTCGCCGTGACCACCAGGTCCGCCAGCGGCGTCGTCGCGTCGACGATGAACGGATAGCCGTCCACCATGCTGCAGTCCACGGCCGCCTGGTCGTTGTTGTCGAACACGGCCATGAACCAGAGCTGCACCGGCGTGCCGACCGGCAGCGACGGCGAGGCCTGGAAGGTGACCGACACGCTGCGGTTGCCGGCCGGGCCCACCGGGGTCAGGCCGGGCCACACGCACTCGAGCATGCCGGGCGTGACCGTGCACGAGCCGCCCGCGGACGGCGACGTGGACACGACCGTGATGCCGGGCGGCAGCATGCCCTCGATCTTGACGTCCTGCGCCTGGCCCGGGCCGGAGCTCTGCGTCGTGTAGCTGGCCGTGAACTGCGAACCGGCGACGATTGCGGTCGGCACCTGCTGGTTCAGGCACATCGACGCCTGGAAGTTCTCGCCGTCCGGCACGAAGCCGAAGTCCACGGTGAGGTTGCTGTCCGGATCGCCGTCGCCGTCGTTGGTAGGCTCGCCGCCCACGGTCAACGTGACCGCGCCGCTCCGGAACACGGTGCCCGACGTGCCGACGCCGTTGTCGTCGTTGTCGGTGTCGTTGTCCGGGTTCGGCGTGCTCGCGATGTCCGGACTCGACGGCCGGGCGAACGGCGCGCCGCCCACCTGCGGCGCCACCACCTCGACGTAGTAGGTGCCGGGCTGGAGGTTCGAGAACAGGTAGTGGCCCGAGACGTCGGTCGTCGTCGTCGCCAGCACGGTCGTGCCGTTGGAGGCGATGAGGCGGAGCGTCACGCCCTGGAGGCCGATCTCGCCGATGTCGGCGATGGCGTTCCGGTTGCCGTCCCACCACACGAGGTTGCCGAGGGACACCACGCCGGTCTGGCCGAAGAAGCCGAAGTCCACCGTGAGATTGGAGTTCGGGTCGTTGTCGCCGTCGGTGGTGGGCTCGCTGTTGAAGGCGAGCGTCACCGGCAGGCTGCGGACGACCGCGCCCTGCGTCGTGCCGTTGTCGTCGTTGTTGGTGTCGTCGTCAGGGTCGGGTGCCGGCTCGTAGGCGTTGCCGGTCCCGGTGCTGCTCGACAGCCCGGCCGGAGGGACGACCTCGACGACGTAGTCGCCGGGCAGCAGGCCCGTGAAGAGATAGAAGCCGCCGCCGGCGGTCTGCATCGTGTTGAGCAGGGTCGTGCCGGTGCCGTCGTAGAGGCGCACGGTGACGCCGTCGATGCCAGGCTCACCGGCCGAGACGCGGCCGTCGTTGTTGTTGTCGCGCCAGACCAGGTCCCCGAGCGACATCAGGGCCGACTGGATGAGGCCGAAGTCCACGGTGGGATTGCTGGTCTCGCCGTTGGCGTTGGTGACGATCGGCTCCTGCCCCGGCGTGAGCGTGATCGGGGCGCTGGTGATCGTGCCGCCCGTGTTGGTGCCGTTGTCGTCGTTGTCGACGTTGTTGTCGGGATCGGGGCCCGGCTCGTAGGCATTGGCCGCACCCGTGCTCGACCGGTAGTTCTGGGGCGGCGTGATCCGCACGCGGTAGTCGCCGGGCGTCAACCCGGTGAACCCGTAGATGCCCTGCGCGGTGGTCGCCGTGGTCTGGAGGACGCTGAGGCCCGCGGCGTCGAGCAGTTCCACCGCGATGCCGGTCGCCGGCGGCTCGCCTGGATCGAAGAGCCCGTTGTTGTTGGCGTCGAACCAGACGAAGTTGCCGAGCGACAGCTTGTAGAAGCCGAAGTCGATCGTGAGGTTGGTGTTCGGGTCGCCATCGCCGTCGTTGGTGGGCTCGCCGTTCACCGTCAGCGTCACCAGATCGCTCACGATGCCCTGGCCTGGAATCGGCGCCGGCGCGCCGTGGTCGACGTTGTTGAAGTCGCCGGCGACCTGGCCACTGCTGTTCTGGTAGCCGGAGAGCGTCTGGGCCGGCGCGAACTCGCTGGCCGGAATCTGGACGAAGTAGTTCCCGGGCTGGAGCCCCGTGAAGAGGTAGAGGCCGGCGGCCGTCTGCGTCGACGCGACGACCGTGTCGGTGAGCGCGTTGAACACGTTGTCGCCGTTGTCGCGATACAGCACGACGTCGACGCCGCTGATCGGCTGCTCGCCGGCGTCCACGGCGCCGTTGTTGTTGGTGTCGTACCAGACGTAGTCGCCGAGGGCGAGCGTCTGCGTCGTGGTCGTGAAGCCGATGTCGTAGGTGTGGTTGTTGTGGCCGGCCGCGCCCGTGGTCACCGGGATCTCCGCGTTGGCGCCGACGAGCGACGCGTCGGAGTCGCGGCTGTCGCCGTTCGCGGTGGCGTCGCTGTTGGCCACGGTCAGGTGCCGGCCGCCGAGCGCGCCCTGGCTGGCGTTCACGCGGACGATGTAGCCCGCGGTGTTCGGCGTGAGCCCGGCGATGGTCGTGGAGGAGAAGTAGTACTGCCCGCCGTTGGCCGTGATCACGGTGGCGAGGACCGCGCCGCCGGGCGCGACGAGCTGCACGCTCACGCCGTCGAGGCCGGGCTCGTTGGCGTCCTGCACGCCGTCGCCGTCGATGTCGTCCCAGATGCGGTTGCCGATCTCGATCGGCGCGGCCTGGCAAATCGGCACGAACTCGCCGAGGCCGTTGGTCTTCGCGAAGGTGTTCTGGTTCGGGGCGCTCGGGGTCGAGTAGATGTTGTAGCCCTTGGCCTTCGTGCCCTCGGTGGCGAGCCCCGGCACCCGCGACAGCCACATGATGCCGCCGGCATTCGTGCTGAGGCCGGGGTTGAGCGACGAGGACATGACGTCCGGGAACCCGGGCAGCTGCAGCACGGCGCCCGCGTTCAGCTCCTCGTGCAGCACGGTGTTGGACTGGGCGTCGAAGAAGAACTCGCTGAAGAAGTACTCGCCGCCGCCCGGGCCCTGGTTGTTGCCGGCGCCCTGCGTGGGCCCGAAGGTCGTTGTCTGCGAATTCGACTCCAGCGTCCAGCCGCTGGTCAGATCGCCCTTCACGTTGAGCTCGGTCAGGAGCGTGTCGCCGCCGGCGATGCCCAGCCACAGCAGGGAGTCGTTCGGGTTGTCGAACGCGTAGTGGCCGAACTGATCACCGGCGCGGTCGCGGAAGCCCAGGATCAGGTTGCCGTCCACGTCGAAGGCCAGGCCCGTGAGCATCGGCTGCGGGTAGGTGCCGACGTTGTCGATGTTGGAGGGGGTCGGCGTGCCCGTCCAGTTGGTGGCGAACGTGCCGCGCCACGGCAGCCAGTTGCCGGCGCTCAGGTGATCGAACCGCTGCACGGAGCCGCGCGGATACTGGAGCGAGATGTCGAGCAGCGGGGCCGATCCGAAGGTCATGGACGCCGGATCCAGCGCGTAGACGTAGGCGCGCAGGTTGGCCGCGCTCTGGGTCGACTCGGCCGAGTTCACCATGCCGACGTAGAGGAGCCCCTTGTAGTACTGCAGCGCGAAGGGACGGATGTCGGCCCCGCTGGCCGGCACGGCGCTGGCCGGAATCGGGACGGCCGCGCTCGTCGCGGCGCCGCCCGCCGTCGGGATCTTGTAGACGCGGCGATCGCCCAGGTTCACCACGTAGACGAAGGCGCCGTCGGGCGAGACCTCGAGGCCGCCGAGCGAGATCTTGCCGACGGCGTCCCACGAGGCGTTGCCGTTGTCGCGGTTGTAGTCGGCGGGATCGTGGGGATCGGCGCCGGCGTTCGGCACCGTGGCGAAGAGCGTCGGCGCCCCCGACAGCGTGGTCGGGTCGAGCGCGTAGATGGCGCCGGGACCGCCGGGGCCGAACCCGGCGTGCTTCTTCATGAAGGCGCTGGTGAAGAGCGCGCCCGTGCCCTGTGCGTACGCCAGGCCGTAGGTCGTGCCCACCTGCTGGGCCTGCACCATGAGGTTGTGCGACTGCGGCTGGAAGTACGCCGTGGCGCCGGTGCCGTTGGCGCCGGCGGAATACGGGAAGTCGACGACCACCGGCATCGCGGCGTTGGGCCCCGTCACCTGGTCGCCGAACACGTAGCAGCTGATGGCGAACGTCGGATTGTTCTGGCAGAAGCTCGCCGGATCGAGGATGGCGAGGTTGACGTTGGCGGTGTCGCCGTCCGGCACGAACTGCACCGTGGTGCCGTTGCCGGTCGCCCCCGCGGCGAAACGGGACGGGAAGTACCCCGCCGGGAGGTTCGTGAACTCGACGCGGTAGGGCCCGGTGCCCGTCGCCGCGATCGAGTACGCGCCCGTCGCGGCCGCGCTCGTCGCCGATCCCCGGACCACCCCGGCCCCATCGAAGACCGTGACCGTGACGCCGCCGACGCCCCGGTCGACGGCGGCCGAGACCGTGCCCGAGCCGTTGTTGGTGATGCTCGTGGTGGTGTCGCGGAGGCCGTTCCCGTTGAAGTCCTCGAAAACGACGCCCGAGATGGTGCCGGAGGCCTGGGGCCGCCATTCCGTGAACACCAGGGTCGTCGAAGTGAGCAGAACCGCGACGATGAATCTGGAGGAGCGCAGGTGTGTCATAGGGGCCGCCTGTGTCGAGGGAAAGACGGCCCGAATTGTAGCAGCGATGTATCGGACGGAATCGACACGAACATTAGTTTCGAATATGAAAGAGCGGCAGAAGGCCGGCGACTCGACCGTAGTCTGTTGACACCCCCGAAGGGCCCCGGGGATACTGAAGGGTCTTCTGGCGCGGTGATTTCCCGACTTGATGGGCCGCGCCACGGCGGCGGAGGCCCGTCGCCGTTCCGGTGCCATCTAAGTTCGCGGAAGAGCCCGCGGCCAGTCGGTCTGCGGGCTTTTTTGCGCCCGCCGTCGAGGAGCGTTATGTCGAAGTTCACGTTTACGTCCGAGTCGGTCTCCGAGGGTCACCCCGACAAGGTGTGCGATTTCATCTCCGACTCCATCTTGGACGCCTGCTTCGCCCAGGACCCGCAGAGCCGGGTCGCCTGCGAGACGCTCGTGAAGAGCGACCACGTCGTCCTGGCCGGCGAGATCACCACCAACGCGACCTTCGACTACGACAAGGTCGTCCGCGAGGCCGTCAAGGAGATCGGCTACACGGATCCGTCAGAGCCGTTCTGCGACACGACGCTGAAGATCATCTCCCTCATCACGCGCCAGTCCAACGAGATCTCCCAGGGCGTCACCGCCACCACGAGCCAGAGCGGCGACCAGGGCGCCGGCGACCAGGGCATCATGTTCGGCTACGCCACCGACGAGT
Coding sequences within:
- a CDS encoding outer membrane beta-barrel protein; protein product: MRKILIAAAVALASAVPGEARADLLVTPYAGLNFGGSTVDHRAALGGSLTWLGSGSLGVELDLGFIPDFFEPTDLELDLLGTNNVTTLMGNLVVGHAGGGVRPYLTAGAGLLRSQVGSFGELFDTVHNGLGVNAGGGVRVGGRRFSMRGDVRYFRTLSDVNQPILEDVLGDFGFWRATAGLSIGF
- a CDS encoding protein tyrosine phosphatase family protein, translating into MRTFSFAAALSVLVAGHAVAQTKQDYPGVTNFTRVDATVACGGATEVATLDYLKKDGFKTVINLRVATEPGANIEENQAKAKALGLNYVHIPFSGGSPDPKVIDTFLATIADKNNQPVYVHCASANRVGSVWLAKRVLQDGYSIEKATAEAKAIGLSNPGLEKFALQYIADHQKK
- a CDS encoding SdrD B-like domain-containing protein, producing MTHLRSSRFIVAVLLTSTTLVFTEWRPQASGTISGVVFEDFNGNGLRDTTTSITNNGSGTVSAAVDRGVGGVTVTVFDGAGVVRGSATSAAATGAYSIAATGTGPYRVEFTNLPAGYFPSRFAAGATGNGTTVQFVPDGDTANVNLAILDPASFCQNNPTFAISCYVFGDQVTGPNAAMPVVVDFPYSAGANGTGATAYFQPQSHNLMVQAQQVGTTYGLAYAQGTGALFTSAFMKKHAGFGPGGPGAIYALDPTTLSGAPTLFATVPNAGADPHDPADYNRDNGNASWDAVGKISLGGLEVSPDGAFVYVVNLGDRRVYKIPTAGGAATSAAVPIPASAVPASGADIRPFALQYYKGLLYVGMVNSAESTQSAANLRAYVYALDPASMTFGSAPLLDISLQYPRGSVQRFDHLSAGNWLPWRGTFATNWTGTPTPSNIDNVGTYPQPMLTGLAFDVDGNLILGFRDRAGDQFGHYAFDNPNDSLLWLGIAGGDTLLTELNVKGDLTSGWTLESNSQTTTFGPTQGAGNNQGPGGGEYFFSEFFFDAQSNTVLHEELNAGAVLQLPGFPDVMSSSLNPGLSTNAGGIMWLSRVPGLATEGTKAKGYNIYSTPSAPNQNTFAKTNGLGEFVPICQAAPIEIGNRIWDDIDGDGVQDANEPGLDGVSVQLVAPGGAVLATVITANGGQYYFSSTTIAGLTPNTAGYIVRVNASQGALGGRHLTVANSDATANGDSRDSDASLVGANAEIPVTTGAAGHNNHTYDIGFTTTTQTLALGDYVWYDTNNNGAVDAGEQPISGVDVVLYRDNGDNVFNALTDTVVASTQTAAGLYLFTGLQPGNYFVQIPASEFAPAQTLSGYQNSSGQVAGDFNNVDHGAPAPIPGQGIVSDLVTLTVNGEPTNDGDGDPNTNLTIDFGFYKLSLGNFVWFDANNNGLFDPGEPPATGIAVELLDAAGLSVLQTTATTAQGIYGFTGLTPGDYRVRITPPQNYRSSTGAANAYEPGPDPDNNVDNDDNGTNTGGTITSAPITLTPGQEPIVTNANGETSNPTVDFGLIQSALMSLGDLVWRDNNNDGRVSAGEPGIDGVTVRLYDGTGTTLLNTMQTAGGGFYLFTGLLPGDYVVEVVPPAGLSSSTGTGNAYEPAPDPDDDTNNDDNGTTQGAVVRSLPVTLAFNSEPTTDGDNDPNSNLTVDFGFFGQTGVVSLGNLVWWDGNRNAIADIGEIGLQGVTLRLIASNGTTVLATTTTDVSGHYLFSNLQPGTYYVEVVAPQVGGAPFARPSSPDIASTPNPDNDTDNDDNGVGTSGTVFRSGAVTLTVGGEPTNDGDGDPDSNLTVDFGFVPDGENFQASMCLNQQVPTAIVAGSQFTASYTTQSSGPGQAQDVKIEGMLPPGITVVSTSPSAGGSCTVTPGMLECVWPGLTPVGPAGNRSVSVTFQASPSLPVGTPVQLWFMAVFDNNDQAAVDCSMVDGYPFIVDATTPLADLVVTANAVSSMGTGTSVPAPINQPVTTSFSVTNAGSLPASGLYAVILDNPAGLSLAAATLTQGSATASSATTGTWDTGPIAPGATATLSMTFVPKTGGVTKASAIRFYGTPADPNATNDTAEFVIDAVGPGGGRSVAVGNIDGASGSEIITGTGPGESPQVRVFSGTGAPMQSFYAFLRSFQGGVKVASCDVNADGFDDVVAAQGPGGGQVRVVSLAGGVVSSIVTFDAFESTFTGGVNVACADVDGDGRGEVIVAPEGGRAPDVRIYDVDVALAVMAGQFQAYESTFSGGVRVAAKPFTGSAIVGPFQIATMPGAGRPGELRVWSVGGGTGSMVAGAVIAPPNGSRVALGDADGDGGLDLLLMPDGGSGGLINIVSLTSGALVFGAPSGAAGFTSVDASVGVLAGGPGKPEVVVGRGPGEAPGIVSFMVMPGGAIVPRLVFFSLEVP